From Vreelandella neptunia, the proteins below share one genomic window:
- a CDS encoding SIMPL domain-containing protein → MQAIPAKLQKSGTKRLRNGILGSALLALVSVPFAHASPSHPPQPSLHVQAQSWVEVEPDKATLNARLWENTPALSTLEESDSSALSDARERLETRASELIEQMEATGLKRNAINAGSLNVYPEHIQGPRNEDGEHETLQRTRLERPITVELTDLEQLSEVLDALIAAGVNSLDGVQFDLQDRDAATDEALVKALEKAQHKANLMADSLDAELGHVQRIEETQSPIFQPRMMSMRAESDAAGASQSGAASDYSPGTIRIDAGVSVEWALKGPDAPRRPNSDVAAQE, encoded by the coding sequence CCATACCAGCTAAGCTTCAAAAATCAGGTACTAAACGTTTACGCAATGGCATACTAGGCAGCGCACTATTGGCTCTAGTTAGCGTGCCTTTTGCACACGCCTCGCCGTCGCACCCACCCCAGCCAAGCCTGCATGTTCAAGCGCAGTCTTGGGTTGAGGTAGAACCCGATAAGGCCACCCTGAATGCCCGGTTATGGGAAAACACGCCCGCCCTTTCCACCTTGGAAGAGAGTGATAGTAGCGCACTTAGCGATGCCCGCGAGCGTTTAGAGACCCGCGCCAGCGAATTAATCGAGCAAATGGAAGCCACTGGCCTAAAGCGTAACGCTATCAATGCAGGCTCGTTAAATGTCTATCCTGAACATATTCAAGGGCCACGCAATGAAGATGGCGAGCATGAGACCTTGCAACGCACGCGTCTTGAGCGCCCGATCACCGTCGAACTCACCGACCTCGAACAGTTAAGCGAAGTGTTAGACGCGCTAATAGCCGCTGGTGTTAACTCATTGGATGGCGTGCAGTTTGACCTACAAGACCGCGACGCTGCCACTGACGAAGCGCTAGTCAAAGCGTTGGAGAAAGCGCAACACAAAGCAAACCTGATGGCCGACAGCTTAGATGCGGAACTGGGCCATGTGCAGCGCATTGAAGAGACGCAATCGCCTATCTTCCAGCCGCGCATGATGTCAATGCGGGCAGAAAGCGATGCCGCTGGCGCTAGTCAATCCGGTGCCGCCAGTGATTACAGCCCCGGCACCATTCGTATTGATGCCGGGGTTAGCGTTGAGTGGGCGCTTAAAGGGCCAGACGCTCCACGCCGCCCAAATAGCGACGTAGCGGCTCAGGAATAA